The genomic region TTCCAGTTTACCAAAAGTCTGGCCGTCTCAGCAGAACACATTTTGTCATCTTTGCTACACATAAGGCCcacaaagtgtgtttgtgttgctctGCTCCACCCTAAAGAATAAGACACAAACATCCTAGTTCACCTGAACAAGCACTGGGAGGgatgcatttttaaacactgtGCTGTAATTTCCAGCAAAAATCCACAAAACCAATTAAAGCCAAAACTGTGCAAACTGTTAAACAAAGTCACTTAGAGCTGCTTATAATTAAGACAACACttcaggaaaacaaaaagaaacaaatagatAGATTCAGTCAAATGGCACCAAGTAAGACTACCCTAAATatcttgtatttttaatatgaaGCATCATGTGTACAAGCCCAATTATGCACACatcaaacaaatgtttaaaacctTTCCAGATAAATGGTGGCGTTGCACCGGGACACACTGAATTCATTAATGTATGATGAGGTGTATTGTAGTCACTAGAGCAAGTATAGGAAGTACTAAGTACTGTTTCTCTTTTATCTGCTAATTAGGCCTTGGGGCAGGGAGTTTGGGTGGAGGAATGCTTGGAGCAGGAGGCCTCGGGACCACCAGAGGTCAGGGAGCTGGAACAGGCTACATACCTGGAGGTCAGTGGTATCCATTTGTCTACATCTGTAGCTTTACATGACACCCAATACTAGGTTTAAATGCATTGGCCTGTTTCTATTTCTTCTTATAACAAATGCAAggataaataaatgcattgatGAAGTAAGTTCATTGCCAGTTTTTTGCAATCATATAACCATGAGAATAATTGAATAACATGAATAAACAGAGCAGACTTATACTTGTGTATCTTCTACACAACTTGctggcaaaaaaaatcacaaatgaaCAAATGTCACAGAGCTTCTCTGTTGAAGCACCATCATTTCACTAAAAAATGATTCTTTCCTCCTTAACTGGTCACACaccttacatttttataaattgcTCACcttgaaaaatacatttgcattaaaCAAACCACTGTCCTTACCCAGGTGGCTATGGAGGCGGTTATGGTCCAGGTGCTGGTCAATACCCAGGAACTGGTGTTACTGGTCCCAAACCTCCTAAAACTGGTATTCGCAGTTTACTAATAAACATTAAGCCGTTGTAATCACTGAGATATGACAgaatttttgtatgtgtttaccTTAGGAACAGGTTATGGGCCTGTTGGTGTGGGATTTGGACCTGGTGGAGCAGGATCTGGGCCTGGTGGAGTTGGATTTGGACCTGGTGGGGCAGGAGTAGGGCCTGGTGGTGCGGGATTTGGGCCGGGTGGTGCAGGATTTGGGCCTGGTGGAGCAGGAGTGAGGCCCGGTGGTGCGGGATTTGGACTCGGTGGTGCTGGAGTAGGGCCTGGTGGTGCGGGATTTGGGCCCGGTGGTGCGGGAGTGGGGCCCGGTGGTGTGGGATTTGGGCCTGGTGGTACGGGATTTGGGCCCGGTGGTGCGGGATTTGGACCTGGTGGTGCCGAGGTTGGACCCGGAGGAGTTGGTCCTGGTGGAGCTGCTGTGCCTGGAGGAGGtatttaatataaattacattttgctaTACTGCACACaatgtatacatacatgcattctACAAAAAAGCCTTAAAGACGAAGATAAGACAAATGTATTTCAGTATTGCAAGGTGAAGCTCATAAATTAACATTATATCTAAAACAATTAGATATATTGTATTTCTACGGAAAAGCTTAACTCATGCTTATTTCAAGTGTCTTGTAAATTGTAAACTTTTCAagttatattttttcaaataaataattcttATAATTACCAGGTGAATAAAATGTGCTATTTTGCTGTTTCAGTCtaaaagttatatttttcaAACTAAACAGACTTTTGATTTCATTGCTGTTTCAGTTCCAATGCTGCCACAGACTGGCACAACTGGGGGAGGACCTGGAGGAAAGAGCGGTGGTAAagcatcaaaacaagttccaggtaaaaaaagaagacactcCCTTTGTTACTCAAGGATGTGCTACATCAGTTCAGTTAATAGTTTATAATCAACCACAAACACTGATTGTTTTCTGTCACACAGGAGTTGGGGTGCCTGGACTCTATCAAGGGGGATATGTACCAGGCCAAGGTATGTTGGAACACAAGAAACATATAACACAtattaaacaatacaataatatatCATTCAGTGTTTTTGCAGAAGATGTTGTAACAGTTGTGTGATTTTCTCATCTTTCCTGGCTAGGTTTTGGAGGCCGTGGTGTTCTCCCTGGAGTGGCCACAGGATCTGGACTTGGACCACAGACTGGTGTGTTGATGCACTTT from Etheostoma cragini isolate CJK2018 chromosome 13, CSU_Ecrag_1.0, whole genome shotgun sequence harbors:
- the LOC117955640 gene encoding salivary glue protein Sgs-3-like, giving the protein MNSSTRTNSSGSNLGTTRSKSRTTGPKSRTTRPKSHTTGPHSRTTGPKSRTTRPYSSTTESKSRTTGPHSCSTRPKSCTTRPKSRTTRPYSCPTRSKSNSTRPRSCSTRSKSHTNRPITCS